Proteins from one Clostridium cellulovorans 743B genomic window:
- a CDS encoding HEAT repeat domain-containing protein, producing MDKKNLIQFSWKDFENYTSEEISYFLYLEGKSIECISKLRGIALNDIKNHIIQGKIKYRFLAKAKNSKELIEFIANAGKDDKKFFLENIDSITRTDIVNYILENYTELYHKEKETAIWILGELKAKEGIGILTKAAVHKFVNVRRMAVSALGKLQDPNGEPALLRALDDENSQVVSYAIKALSKLNSVKAKEKVYQLIERTNNNAVLKAAEEYLKETKGE from the coding sequence ATGGACAAAAAGAATTTAATACAATTTTCTTGGAAGGATTTCGAGAATTATACAAGTGAAGAAATCAGTTATTTTCTTTATTTAGAAGGAAAATCTATTGAATGTATAAGCAAGCTTCGGGGAATAGCCCTTAATGATATAAAAAATCATATAATACAAGGTAAAATTAAGTATAGATTTTTAGCTAAAGCAAAAAATTCTAAAGAATTGATAGAGTTTATAGCTAACGCAGGAAAAGATGATAAAAAGTTTTTTTTAGAGAATATCGATTCTATAACAAGAACTGATATAGTAAATTATATTTTAGAAAACTATACAGAGTTATATCATAAAGAAAAAGAAACTGCTATATGGATTTTAGGTGAACTTAAAGCAAAGGAAGGTATCGGAATTCTTACAAAAGCAGCTGTCCATAAATTTGTTAATGTAAGAAGAATGGCAGTTTCAGCTTTAGGAAAACTGCAAGACCCAAATGGTGAGCCTGCTTTACTGAGAGCTCTTGATGATGAAAATTCTCAGGTTGTATCCTATGCTATAAAAGCATTAAGTAAACTTAATAGTGTGAAAGCAAAAGAAAAAGTTTATCAGTTAATTGAAAGAACTAACAATAATGCAGTGTTAAAAGCTGCTGAAGAATATCTTAAGGAAACTAAGGGGGAATAA
- a CDS encoding peptidoglycan-binding protein, producing the protein MAIGSLQVRVLRGNVEAPVDNAKIVVSQHTSEGTRQTEQQLITDSSGLSGIVELDAPEKEFSQTPSNTRPYSTCDIRVSAEGYEDFEIKGTQILPDTLSLQDVRLRSTNQRRQNEEQTDEDIIVIPEAVLFGDYPVKIPEDPVKPLPSPTGGVVLQKPVVPQYIVVHLGAPNDTSVPNVTVNFADYIKNVCSSEIYATWPETAIRANIYCITSFALNRIYTEWYRNQGKNFQVTNHTAYDQAFFYGRNIYANISRLVDELFTTYVQRQGQKQPLLTQYVDGVRVVRDGWFSQWGSKYLADSGKFPYEILTHYYGTDINLVRAEKVVGIPQSFPGYALRIGSSGQPVRTVQTFLNRIAVNFPAIPKLAVTGVYDAKTATSVKKFQEVFKLSQSGIVDYATWFAISRLYVAVTKIAELREEDLRASLNGLFVPPIVGDYDGYLPVIDYPTN; encoded by the coding sequence ATGGCAATAGGATCATTGCAAGTTAGAGTTTTAAGGGGTAACGTTGAGGCGCCTGTTGATAATGCAAAAATAGTAGTGAGTCAACACACAAGTGAAGGAACTAGACAAACAGAACAACAATTAATTACTGATTCCTCAGGACTTTCAGGGATTGTTGAATTAGACGCACCAGAAAAAGAATTTTCTCAAACTCCATCAAATACAAGACCTTATAGTACTTGTGATATAAGGGTTTCAGCAGAAGGATATGAAGATTTTGAAATCAAGGGTACTCAAATACTACCAGATACTCTTTCTCTACAAGATGTTAGGCTTAGATCAACAAATCAACGTAGACAAAATGAAGAGCAAACAGATGAGGATATAATTGTAATACCAGAAGCCGTATTATTTGGAGATTATCCTGTAAAAATACCTGAGGATCCTGTAAAGCCTCTTCCTAGTCCAACAGGAGGAGTAGTTCTTCAAAAGCCTGTTGTACCACAGTATATAGTTGTACATTTAGGAGCACCAAATGATACTTCAGTACCAAATGTAACAGTGAACTTTGCTGATTATATCAAAAACGTATGCTCAAGTGAAATATACGCAACATGGCCAGAAACAGCAATTAGGGCTAATATATACTGTATTACCTCTTTTGCATTAAATAGAATATATACAGAATGGTATAGAAACCAAGGTAAAAATTTCCAGGTAACAAATCATACAGCCTATGATCAAGCTTTTTTCTATGGAAGAAATATCTATGCTAATATAAGTAGGTTAGTTGACGAATTATTTACAACCTATGTTCAACGTCAAGGGCAAAAGCAACCTCTATTAACTCAATACGTAGATGGTGTAAGAGTAGTAAGAGATGGTTGGTTCTCACAATGGGGAAGTAAGTATTTAGCTGATAGCGGCAAGTTTCCATATGAGATCCTTACACATTATTATGGAACAGATATAAACTTGGTTAGAGCTGAAAAAGTAGTTGGAATTCCTCAATCTTTCCCTGGTTATGCATTGCGAATTGGCTCATCTGGGCAACCAGTTAGAACTGTTCAAACTTTTTTAAATCGGATCGCAGTTAATTTTCCTGCAATACCAAAATTAGCGGTTACTGGAGTTTACGATGCAAAAACCGCAACGTCAGTTAAAAAGTTCCAAGAGGTATTCAAATTATCTCAAAGTGGGATTGTAGACTATGCAACATGGTTTGCTATATCTAGACTATATGTAGCAGTAACAAAAATTGCAGAACTGAGAGAAGAAGATTTAAGAGCTTCATTAAATGGCCTATTCGTTCCTCCAATTGTAGGAGATTATGATGGTTATCTTCCAGTAATAGATTACCCAACAAATTAA
- the nadC gene encoding carboxylating nicotinate-nucleotide diphosphorylase — MNQLVVDDIILNALKEDIPNTDISCEGIISKESLAEVDLLAKEEGILAGLDIFKRVFILLGDVEVEFYKKDGDTVVFGDKIGKLRGNTRNILMGERTALNLLQRLCGIATLTSLYVEAVSGTKAKVLDTRKTTPNLRVLEKYAVTVGGGYNHRFNLSDGVLLKDNHIEAAGGVKKSVELAKKASPFVRKIEVEVESLEMVNEALEAGADIIMLDNMGLDTIKKAVSLIADKAIIEVSGNVSLDNIGLLAKTGVDYISIGKLTHSAKILDLSMKNLKNIS; from the coding sequence GTGAATCAATTAGTTGTTGATGATATTATATTAAATGCACTTAAAGAAGATATACCAAACACTGATATAAGCTGTGAAGGTATAATAAGCAAGGAAAGCTTAGCAGAAGTTGATTTGCTGGCAAAAGAAGAAGGCATATTGGCTGGTTTGGATATTTTTAAAAGAGTATTCATTCTTTTAGGTGATGTAGAGGTTGAATTTTATAAAAAAGATGGAGATACAGTTGTCTTTGGTGATAAAATTGGTAAACTTAGAGGAAATACTAGAAATATTCTAATGGGTGAAAGAACAGCTCTTAATCTCCTACAAAGACTTTGTGGTATTGCTACACTTACAAGTCTTTATGTAGAAGCAGTTTCAGGAACTAAGGCTAAAGTTCTGGATACTAGGAAAACAACCCCTAACCTAAGAGTTTTAGAGAAGTATGCTGTTACTGTTGGTGGTGGATATAACCACAGGTTCAATCTTTCTGATGGTGTTCTTTTGAAAGATAATCATATAGAAGCAGCTGGCGGAGTTAAAAAATCTGTTGAATTAGCAAAAAAAGCTAGTCCATTTGTTCGCAAAATTGAAGTTGAGGTTGAATCCCTTGAAATGGTCAATGAAGCATTAGAAGCTGGTGCTGACATAATTATGCTTGATAATATGGGCCTAGATACTATAAAAAAAGCTGTTTCCTTGATAGCTGACAAAGCTATTATTGAAGTTTCTGGTAATGTATCACTTGATAATATTGGACTTCTTGCTAAGACTGGTGTTGATTACATCTCCATTGGTAAGCTAACCCATTCAGCAAAAATTTTAGATTTATCTATGAAGAATTTAAAAAACATAAGCTAG
- a CDS encoding DedA family protein has protein sequence MSLIQTFIDIILHLDKHLNEIVQNYGVWTYALMFLIVFCETGLVITPFLPGDSLIFATAALSASGSLNIVTLFIVFYLAAVIGDTVNYHIGEKIGTKILEKEKIPLINKEYIHKANAFYEKHGSMTIVIGRFIPIIRTFVPFVAGIGEMSYSKFITYNLLGGLLWVGLFLVGGYVFGDLPFIKEHFSYVLIAIIVISVIPGVIAYIKEKRASKATV, from the coding sequence ATGAGCTTAATTCAAACTTTTATTGATATAATACTTCATCTAGATAAACATTTAAATGAGATAGTACAGAACTATGGTGTATGGACTTATGCACTTATGTTCTTAATAGTTTTTTGTGAAACAGGACTTGTAATTACTCCATTTTTGCCAGGAGATTCATTGATCTTTGCTACAGCCGCTCTTTCAGCATCAGGTTCTCTTAATATCGTTACTTTATTTATAGTTTTCTACTTAGCAGCTGTAATTGGAGATACTGTGAACTATCACATCGGAGAAAAAATAGGAACCAAAATATTAGAAAAAGAGAAGATTCCACTTATAAACAAAGAATATATACATAAAGCTAATGCTTTTTATGAAAAACATGGCTCCATGACTATTGTAATAGGTAGATTCATACCAATAATAAGAACCTTCGTTCCTTTCGTTGCAGGAATAGGTGAAATGAGTTATTCAAAATTTATAACTTATAATCTACTTGGTGGATTATTATGGGTTGGCTTGTTCTTAGTTGGAGGTTACGTTTTTGGGGATTTACCTTTTATTAAAGAACACTTTTCGTATGTACTAATTGCTATTATTGTTATTTCTGTAATACCAGGAGTAATAGCTTATATTAAAGAAAAAAGAGCAAGCAAGGCTACTGTTTAA
- a CDS encoding Dabb family protein: protein MIKHIVMWKLKDTYEGKNKQEIATKIKEDLESLKNVINKIKTIEVGINFNDSAQASDVVLYSEFENEDDLNTYQNHPEHIRVAGYVRNVNIERVVVDYTA from the coding sequence ATGATTAAACATATTGTAATGTGGAAATTAAAAGATACTTATGAAGGGAAGAATAAACAAGAAATTGCTACTAAAATAAAGGAAGATCTTGAATCATTAAAGAATGTAATTAATAAAATAAAAACAATAGAAGTGGGAATTAATTTTAATGATTCTGCTCAAGCATCTGACGTAGTCTTATATTCTGAATTTGAGAATGAAGATGATTTAAATACATACCAAAACCATCCTGAACATATAAGAGTTGCTGGATATGTAAGAAATGTTAACATAGAAAGAGTTGTTGTAGACTACACAGCATAG
- a CDS encoding methyl-accepting chemotaxis protein produces the protein MKIKTKILTLSASILIIPMVLLLIVSISNFSVELKKQIMTSAQSNLKIAKYTMERFCKSYDEILSSLNTVDKSTLDKINDKYEGIDKIYLLDKTNSNYKAIKDSKETKWFDLDNKDYVTVAKAVYNDKGEFLDVAAIDISLDTIGKIVKNLDLGNGAYYMLTDENKILIYHSTKEKIGTELSTEAIKQKAYSTTDNGYVEYNYQGEDKVGFYATIADTNWRIVGAVSLTVLDSTVNKVLTVVSVIGIIIALIAGSISIIFAKKLVNPIVQVSKELQSVAGGDFTIKSEVKSKDETSLLAKAVNDMTSNLSVLFNDISDAALKVSESSDTLSFSANEMTTITNQVSHAVYEISNTSTNQAHDTQNGYDKASTLAESINNLTSAIEEMEKEIIECNSLSGSGMSSIIEVATKANENDEAVSKVNEAVVEVDSSAKQINVIVNAITSIAEQTNLLALNASIEAARAGEAGKGFSVVADEIRKLAEESATASNTIRELIQNIQHHSDNAVNAIKISKNIATTQNVIVDTAKDAFTKISNSLDSLIDWVGKINILDKDMIEKKDLIVSSMENLSASAQQTAAATEEVSASMEENTESMQEVATVAETLNKLSQRLKKDIEVFKFR, from the coding sequence GTGAAAATTAAAACAAAAATACTAACTTTATCTGCGAGCATATTAATTATACCAATGGTACTTCTTCTTATTGTAAGTATATCTAATTTTTCAGTAGAATTAAAAAAGCAAATAATGACAAGTGCTCAAAGTAATTTAAAAATCGCTAAATATACTATGGAACGTTTCTGTAAAAGTTATGATGAAATTCTCAGTTCACTAAATACAGTAGATAAGTCAACCCTGGATAAAATTAACGACAAATATGAAGGAATCGATAAAATTTATCTGTTAGACAAAACTAATAGCAATTATAAGGCTATAAAAGACTCTAAAGAAACTAAATGGTTTGATTTAGATAATAAAGATTATGTTACAGTCGCAAAAGCTGTATATAATGATAAAGGTGAATTTTTAGATGTAGCAGCAATTGATATTAGCTTAGATACAATTGGTAAAATCGTTAAAAATTTAGATTTAGGTAATGGAGCATATTATATGCTCACAGATGAAAATAAGATACTAATTTACCATTCTACTAAAGAAAAAATTGGTACAGAGCTTTCTACAGAAGCAATTAAGCAAAAAGCTTATTCGACAACTGATAATGGATATGTAGAATACAATTACCAAGGTGAAGATAAAGTTGGATTTTATGCAACTATTGCAGATACTAATTGGAGGATAGTTGGTGCTGTGAGCTTGACAGTCTTAGACTCTACAGTAAATAAAGTTTTAACAGTTGTATCTGTTATAGGTATAATTATAGCTTTAATAGCTGGTTCTATATCTATTATATTTGCGAAAAAGCTTGTGAATCCAATTGTGCAAGTTTCAAAGGAATTACAATCTGTAGCTGGTGGAGATTTTACTATAAAATCAGAAGTTAAATCAAAAGATGAAACTTCACTGCTTGCTAAAGCGGTTAATGATATGACAAGCAATTTATCTGTATTATTCAACGATATAAGTGATGCTGCTTTAAAGGTTTCTGAGTCTTCTGATACATTATCTTTTTCTGCAAACGAGATGACGACCATTACAAATCAAGTATCTCACGCAGTTTATGAGATTTCTAATACGTCTACTAACCAAGCTCATGATACACAAAATGGTTATGACAAAGCTTCAACCTTAGCTGAAAGCATAAATAATTTAACCAGTGCTATTGAGGAAATGGAAAAAGAAATAATAGAATGTAATTCTTTAAGTGGAAGTGGAATGTCATCAATTATTGAGGTTGCTACAAAAGCAAATGAAAATGATGAAGCTGTAAGTAAAGTTAATGAAGCAGTTGTAGAAGTTGATTCTAGTGCAAAACAAATTAATGTAATAGTAAATGCAATAACAAGTATTGCGGAACAAACAAATCTTCTTGCTTTAAATGCTTCTATAGAAGCAGCAAGGGCAGGGGAAGCCGGCAAAGGTTTTTCAGTTGTTGCAGATGAAATAAGGAAATTAGCAGAAGAATCTGCTACAGCAAGTAATACTATAAGAGAACTTATACAAAATATTCAACATCATTCAGATAACGCTGTAAATGCTATAAAAATTTCAAAAAACATCGCAACTACTCAAAATGTAATAGTAGACACAGCTAAAGATGCCTTTACAAAAATATCAAATTCACTAGATTCATTAATTGATTGGGTAGGCAAAATAAATATTTTAGACAAAGATATGATTGAAAAGAAAGACTTAATTGTGAGTTCTATGGAAAATCTTTCAGCTTCTGCTCAGCAAACTGCAGCTGCTACAGAAGAAGTTTCTGCATCTATGGAGGAAAATACTGAAAGCATGCAAGAAGTAGCTACGGTGGCTGAAACTTTAAACAAGTTATCACAAAGATTAAAGAAAGATATTGAAGTTTTTAAATTTAGATAA
- a CDS encoding N-acetylmuramoyl-L-alanine amidase, translating to MARLCFDYGHGGIDPGAVYNGRCESDDALSLGTEIANRLRTSGVIVDETRTSDIILSLAQRSEYENRNSYDYFISFHRNAFSPEVAFGAETYIYTNPGQAATEMAEKIQNSMVSVGFKNRGVKTADFYVLRETVAPALLIEVGFIDNSNDNRIFDSKRNELILAITNAILSQLGIKAQSSEVTLENPKTIQPITISKNDQKIYRVVSGSYTNRLNAEKQVQKLKASGFEAVIMVYDN from the coding sequence ATGGCTAGATTATGCTTTGACTATGGTCATGGTGGAATAGATCCAGGTGCTGTATATAATGGCAGATGTGAAAGTGATGACGCCTTAAGCTTAGGAACTGAAATTGCTAACAGATTAAGAACTAGCGGAGTTATTGTAGATGAAACAAGAACAAGTGATATTATCCTATCTTTAGCACAAAGAAGTGAATATGAAAATAGAAATAGTTATGATTATTTTATTTCTTTCCATAGAAACGCATTTAGCCCAGAAGTAGCTTTTGGAGCCGAAACCTATATATATACAAACCCAGGCCAAGCTGCTACTGAAATGGCTGAAAAAATTCAAAATTCCATGGTCTCTGTTGGTTTTAAAAACCGTGGTGTTAAAACAGCAGATTTTTATGTATTAAGAGAAACAGTAGCTCCTGCTCTTTTAATTGAAGTGGGTTTTATCGACAATTCCAATGACAATAGAATATTTGATAGCAAAAGAAATGAACTAATCTTAGCAATAACAAACGCTATTTTATCACAATTAGGAATAAAAGCTCAATCAAGTGAAGTTACCCTAGAAAACCCAAAAACAATTCAGCCAATAACCATTTCTAAAAATGATCAAAAAATATATAGAGTTGTGTCTGGGTCCTATACTAATAGATTAAATGCAGAAAAGCAAGTTCAAAAGCTTAAAGCTTCTGGTTTTGAAGCGGTAATTATGGTATATGACAATTAG
- a CDS encoding YebC/PmpR family DNA-binding transcriptional regulator produces MSGHSKWHNIQAKKGKADAKRGKIFTKLGKEIMVAAKGGSNPDTNAKLRDVIAKAKAANMPADTISRAVKKGAGELEGVNYEEIVYEGYGPNGVAFVVNVLTDNKNRSASNVRVAFDRNGGNLGASGCVAWMFAKKGQIIIERTADMDEDEIMMTALEAGAEDVDAQEEAFEIITAMEDFSTVREALEAAGFEFASAEITMIPDNYVEVDLATAETVQRLVDRLEDDDDVQDVYHNAEFPEEFEG; encoded by the coding sequence ATGTCAGGACATTCAAAATGGCATAATATACAAGCAAAAAAAGGTAAAGCGGATGCTAAGAGAGGTAAGATTTTTACAAAGCTGGGTAAGGAAATAATGGTTGCTGCTAAAGGTGGATCTAACCCAGATACTAATGCAAAATTAAGAGACGTTATTGCTAAAGCAAAAGCTGCAAATATGCCAGCGGATACTATCTCAAGAGCTGTTAAAAAAGGGGCCGGGGAATTAGAAGGAGTTAACTACGAAGAAATAGTATATGAAGGCTATGGCCCAAATGGTGTTGCTTTTGTTGTAAATGTTTTAACAGATAATAAAAACAGATCAGCATCAAATGTAAGAGTTGCTTTTGATAGAAATGGTGGAAATTTAGGAGCTTCCGGCTGTGTCGCATGGATGTTTGCTAAAAAAGGACAAATAATCATCGAAAGAACAGCAGATATGGATGAAGATGAAATAATGATGACAGCATTAGAAGCTGGTGCTGAAGACGTAGATGCACAAGAAGAAGCTTTTGAGATTATCACAGCAATGGAAGACTTTTCAACAGTAAGAGAAGCTTTAGAAGCTGCTGGTTTCGAATTCGCATCAGCAGAGATAACTATGATTCCAGACAACTATGTTGAAGTAGATTTAGCTACTGCTGAAACTGTACAAAGACTTGTTGACAGACTTGAAGATGATGATGATGTTCAAGATGTATACCACAATGCAGAGTTTCCTGAGGAATTTGAAGGCTAA
- a CDS encoding TIGR00266 family protein, translating into MNSHEIDYKITGDDIQYVEIELDPKETVVAEAGAMMMMDPSIQMETIFGDGSNQNPSSTFKDKLFYAGKRVLTGESLFMTAFTNLGNIKEKVYFAAPYPGKIIPMDLSLLGGRIICQKDAFLCAAKGVSIGIDFRKKLSVGFFGGEGFILEKLEGDGVAFIHACGAIIKKDLMPGETLRVDTGCLVAMTQEVHYDIQFVGGVKNTLFGGEGVFFATLTGPGTVWIQSLPFSRLAERVFAAAPHLGGHRKDEGSALGILGNILGGDR; encoded by the coding sequence ATGAATTCTCATGAAATTGACTACAAAATTACTGGTGACGATATCCAATATGTAGAGATTGAACTTGATCCAAAAGAAACTGTAGTAGCAGAAGCTGGTGCTATGATGATGATGGATCCTAGTATACAAATGGAAACTATATTTGGAGATGGATCAAACCAAAATCCAAGTAGCACCTTTAAGGATAAGCTATTCTATGCTGGTAAAAGAGTTCTTACAGGAGAAAGCTTGTTTATGACTGCCTTTACAAACTTAGGTAATATAAAAGAGAAGGTATATTTTGCAGCACCTTATCCTGGAAAGATAATACCTATGGATTTAAGCCTATTAGGTGGTAGAATAATATGCCAAAAGGATGCTTTCTTATGTGCAGCTAAAGGAGTATCCATTGGAATTGACTTTAGAAAAAAACTTAGTGTAGGATTTTTTGGTGGTGAAGGCTTTATTCTCGAAAAACTAGAAGGGGATGGGGTAGCTTTTATTCATGCCTGTGGAGCTATTATAAAGAAAGATTTAATGCCGGGAGAAACTTTAAGAGTTGACACTGGATGTTTAGTTGCAATGACTCAAGAGGTTCATTACGACATTCAATTTGTTGGTGGCGTAAAAAATACTTTATTTGGCGGCGAAGGAGTATTTTTCGCCACATTAACAGGCCCTGGTACTGTTTGGATTCAAAGTTTACCATTTAGCAGACTAGCTGAACGAGTATTTGCTGCAGCACCACACCTTGGAGGGCATAGAAAAGACGAGGGCAGTGCCCTTGGAATTTTAGGTAATATTTTAGGTGGAGATAGATAG
- a CDS encoding DUF2809 domain-containing protein, producing the protein MIYKRNRYIYFIFLVSIIALGLFTRKFPELFPNILNIYLGDALWALMIFIGLGFLFPSKNMWIIAIFAILFCYGIELSQLYQGVFIDSIRKTSIGRLVLGVGFLWSDLIAYILGISLGFLLESIFFIVLRKSKKINRF; encoded by the coding sequence ATGATTTATAAACGGAATAGATATATATACTTTATATTCTTAGTATCTATAATAGCTTTAGGATTATTTACAAGAAAGTTCCCTGAGTTATTTCCTAATATACTTAATATATATTTAGGAGATGCTTTATGGGCATTAATGATTTTTATCGGTTTGGGATTTTTATTCCCCTCTAAGAATATGTGGATAATCGCAATATTTGCTATTCTATTCTGCTATGGTATTGAACTTAGCCAACTATATCAGGGAGTTTTTATAGATTCTATAAGGAAGACTTCAATTGGTCGACTTGTTTTGGGCGTTGGTTTTTTGTGGAGTGATTTGATTGCCTATATTTTAGGTATTAGTCTAGGTTTTCTTTTGGAATCTATATTTTTTATAGTTTTAAGAAAATCAAAAAAGATTAATAGATTTTAA
- a CDS encoding 4'-phosphopantetheinyl transferase family protein — protein sequence MIRVFAINIKEKIGSKEFSTLCKYVSKEKKERINRFLRYEDRVRGLFADLIIRYLIASEYRINNEEIKFIYNEYGKPLIRVLDNVQFNVSHSGDWIVCAIGDSEVGIDVEKISKFDYDIVKRFFSNIEAEAFLEVPEENRKELFYELWTSKESYIKAVGKGLSIPLNSFSVLNYSVEATKDNVEKIDGWTLKPLNLDEDYKLTMCSKGSLIDENVTLLSIQNLINFFIGNESNPCHIG from the coding sequence ATGATTCGAGTATTTGCAATTAATATAAAAGAAAAGATAGGTTCAAAAGAATTCTCAACACTTTGTAAATATGTATCTAAAGAAAAAAAAGAAAGAATCAATAGATTTTTAAGATATGAGGATCGTGTAAGAGGATTATTTGCTGATCTTATTATAAGATATCTTATAGCTTCCGAATATAGGATAAATAATGAAGAAATAAAGTTTATTTACAATGAGTATGGTAAGCCACTTATTAGAGTTTTAGATAATGTACAGTTTAATGTTTCACACTCTGGTGATTGGATTGTTTGCGCTATTGGAGATAGCGAAGTAGGAATAGATGTAGAGAAAATATCTAAATTTGATTATGACATAGTAAAACGTTTCTTCTCTAATATAGAAGCTGAGGCTTTTTTAGAAGTTCCAGAAGAGAATAGAAAAGAACTTTTTTACGAGCTTTGGACTTCAAAAGAAAGTTACATAAAAGCAGTTGGAAAAGGGCTTAGTATACCATTAAATTCTTTCTCAGTTTTAAACTATTCAGTAGAAGCCACTAAGGACAATGTTGAAAAAATTGACGGTTGGACATTAAAACCTCTAAACCTTGATGAAGATTATAAACTTACGATGTGTTCAAAAGGTAGTCTTATTGATGAAAATGTTACATTGCTAAGTATACAAAACCTAATAAATTTCTTTATTGGTAACGAAAGTAATCCTTGTCATATTGGGTAG
- a CDS encoding nucleoside-triphosphatase produces MGNIILLSGEPRIGKTTALKKIIHSIGKENCIGFYTEEIRGKFDRSGFQCVSLDGTRKKIADVNLDTNVRMGRYGIDIEGFENFAIPILNNSYTSNKITIIDEIGPIQFLSTKFKQEISNILTSSTCVIGTIFYNNHPDIDKIKRIPGVKIYYMAIENRTTILETVLQEIQQVVHSSSLSKEASI; encoded by the coding sequence ATGGGAAATATAATACTGCTTTCTGGTGAACCTAGAATTGGAAAAACCACAGCATTAAAAAAAATTATCCACAGTATCGGAAAAGAAAATTGTATTGGATTTTATACAGAAGAAATTCGAGGCAAGTTTGATAGAAGTGGCTTTCAGTGTGTTAGTTTAGATGGAACTAGAAAAAAAATAGCTGACGTTAATTTAGATACTAATGTTAGAATGGGCAGGTATGGAATAGATATAGAAGGTTTTGAGAACTTCGCAATACCTATTTTGAATAATTCTTATACTTCAAACAAAATTACTATTATTGACGAAATAGGTCCTATACAATTTTTATCAACAAAATTTAAACAAGAAATTTCTAACATTTTAACTAGCTCTACTTGTGTTATAGGTACAATTTTTTATAATAATCATCCCGATATAGATAAAATAAAAAGGATTCCAGGAGTTAAAATTTATTATATGGCAATTGAAAATAGAACCACTATTTTAGAAACTGTTCTTCAGGAAATACAACAAGTTGTACATAGTTCATCTTTAAGCAAAGAGGCAAGCATCTGA
- a CDS encoding YigZ family protein, which produces MYYTILNYGEDRFEEKRSEFIGYAKRVETEDEAKAFVTEIKLMHKQATHNTYAYIIGENMGIQRYSDDGEPQGTAGIPILEVIKKKGVTNIAVVVTRYFGGVLLGAGGLVRAYSKGAAIAIDAGNIVEKVKGIPLHIIISYELLGKIQYLCSENSWHIEDTLYTDQVELIIYAETHLVQVMKDKVTEATNGKGIFKEEKDQYYFKKEGRLYIES; this is translated from the coding sequence ATGTACTATACAATATTAAATTATGGTGAAGATAGATTTGAAGAAAAAAGATCTGAGTTCATAGGATATGCGAAAAGAGTTGAGACTGAGGATGAGGCAAAGGCTTTTGTGACGGAAATAAAACTTATGCACAAACAAGCTACTCATAATACTTATGCTTATATTATCGGTGAAAATATGGGAATTCAGAGATATAGTGATGATGGTGAACCACAAGGTACTGCAGGGATTCCTATTCTTGAAGTTATAAAAAAGAAAGGCGTTACAAATATAGCTGTAGTAGTAACAAGATATTTTGGTGGTGTCTTACTTGGCGCTGGTGGACTTGTAAGAGCATATTCAAAAGGTGCGGCTATAGCAATTGATGCTGGAAATATTGTAGAAAAAGTAAAAGGTATTCCCCTACATATAATTATAAGCTATGAATTGCTCGGAAAAATTCAGTATTTATGTAGTGAAAATAGTTGGCATATAGAAGATACACTTTATACAGATCAAGTTGAACTTATAATCTATGCTGAAACACATCTAGTTCAAGTAATGAAAGATAAAGTTACTGAAGCTACTAATGGTAAAGGTATATTCAAAGAAGAAAAGGATCAATACTATTTTAAAAAAGAAGGACGACTTTATATTGAAAGCTAA